From Balaenoptera acutorostrata chromosome 8, mBalAcu1.1, whole genome shotgun sequence, the proteins below share one genomic window:
- the ARL4C gene encoding ADP-ribosylation factor-like protein 4C: MGNISSNISAFQSLHIVMLGLDSAGKTTVLYRLKFNEFVNTVPTIGFNTEKIKLSNGTAKGISCHFWDVGGQEKLRPLWKSYSRCTDGIIYVVDSVDVDRLEEAKTELHKVTKFAENQGTPLLVIANKQDLPKSLPVAEIEKQLALHELIPATTYHVQPACAIIGEGLTEGMDKLYEMILKRRKSLKQKKKR; the protein is encoded by the coding sequence ATGGGCAACATCTCTTCCAACATCTCGGCCTTCCAGTCCCTGCACATCGTCATGCTGGGCTTGGACTCGGCCGGCAAGACCACGGTGCTGTACCGGCTCAAGTTCAACGAGTTCGTGAACACGGTGCCCACCATCGGCTTCAACACGGAGAAGATCAAGCTGAGCAACGGCACGGCCAAGGGTATCAGCTGCCACTTCTGGGACGTGGGCGGCCAGGAGAAGCTGCGGCCGCTGTGGAAGTCCTACAGCCGCTGCACGGACGGCATCATCTACGTGGTGGACTCGGTGGACGTGGACCGGCTGGAGGAGGCCAAGACGGAGCTGCACAAGGTGACCAAGTTCGCCGAGAACCAGGGCACGCCGCTGCTGGTCATCGCCAACAAGCAGGACCTGCCCAAGTCGCTGCCCGTGGCCGAGATCGAGAAGCAGCTGGCGCTGCACGAGCTCATCCCGGCCACCACCTACCACGTCCAGCCGGCGTGCGCCATCATCGGCGAGGGCCTCACCGAGGGCATGGACAAGCTCTATGAGATGATCCTGAAACGCAGGAAGTCTCTCAAGCAGAAGAAGAAGCGGTAA